A region of Chloracidobacterium sp. DNA encodes the following proteins:
- the rlmN gene encoding 23S rRNA (adenine(2503)-C(2))-methyltransferase RlmN, with protein sequence MASRSTATQVFKALHERRLTTFDEITDLPKKLRAKLEETADISRLTVESKYVSTDGTRRYLMKTHDGFPVETVYIPSEKRDTICFSSQSGCPLKCDFCLTAKLGLLRNLTVGEIIEQIIIVLNDVYGIGSETPHGTNLVGMGAGEPFLNFDNLIASLRMMSDEDGLFIVPNRVTVSTAGIVPRIYDLAKLDDRPHLAISLSSAKDELRNKLMPINKRWDLDELMTAAKEFEGSLKRGERFTFEYVMLGGVNDADTDAAELARLLDRYQLSRVKINLIPHNGAEQLDYNTSTPERVVRFKTILESRGVSAYVRTPRGRDIYAACGQLAAMNEN encoded by the coding sequence TTGGCGAGCCGAAGTACCGCGACGCAGGTTTTTAAGGCTCTGCATGAGCGGCGGTTGACGACGTTTGACGAGATCACCGACTTGCCAAAAAAGCTAAGGGCAAAACTGGAAGAGACCGCAGACATCTCACGTCTGACAGTCGAGTCAAAATATGTTTCGACGGACGGCACACGGCGCTACTTGATGAAAACGCACGACGGTTTTCCGGTCGAGACGGTTTACATTCCAAGCGAAAAACGCGACACGATCTGCTTTTCATCACAATCGGGCTGCCCGCTAAAATGCGATTTCTGCCTAACTGCAAAACTCGGCCTGTTAAGAAATCTGACCGTCGGCGAGATCATCGAGCAGATCATTATTGTTTTGAATGACGTTTACGGAATCGGAAGCGAAACGCCGCACGGCACAAATCTAGTAGGGATGGGTGCGGGCGAACCATTCCTGAATTTTGACAACCTGATCGCGTCGCTGCGAATGATGTCGGACGAGGACGGACTTTTCATCGTGCCGAACCGCGTGACCGTCTCGACCGCCGGCATCGTACCGCGCATTTACGATCTCGCAAAGCTCGACGACCGTCCGCATCTTGCTATTTCTTTGTCGTCGGCAAAGGACGAGCTTCGCAATAAGCTGATGCCGATCAACAAACGATGGGATCTCGACGAACTGATGACAGCGGCAAAAGAATTTGAAGGTAGCCTAAAACGCGGCGAGCGGTTTACATTTGAATACGTAATGCTCGGCGGCGTCAACGATGCGGACACAGACGCCGCTGAACTGGCTCGATTGCTCGACCGTTATCAACTTTCGCGAGTGAAGATAAACTTGATCCCGCACAACGGCGCCGAACAGCTCGATTACAATACATCAACGCCCGAACGTGTCGTGCGTTTCAAAACTATTTTAGAATCACGCGGCGTCTCTGCATACGTCCGCACACCGCGCGGGCGGGACATTTACGCTGCTTGCGGGCAGCTTGCCGCAATGAACGAAAACTAA